A section of the Pseudanabaena mucicola str. Chao 1806 genome encodes:
- the fic gene encoding protein adenylyltransferase Fic, which yields MTMENKLNITNQVDLAKAEEKISKQKAKQLFDSGDIDKAEVGTFKGLAFIHAYLFGDIYNFAGKVREVNISKGNFRFAPVMYLKASLEYIDTMLQGNFDQIIEKYVEMNVAHPFREGNGRATRIWLDLMLKKEIKQVIDWNLVDKDDYLSAMQRSVVKDVEIKVLLQNALTDQIDDRALFMKGIDVSYYYEGYSEFKTEDL from the coding sequence ATGACAATGGAGAATAAATTAAACATTACCAATCAGGTAGATCTGGCTAAGGCTGAGGAAAAAATCAGTAAACAAAAGGCAAAGCAGCTTTTTGACTCTGGTGATATTGATAAGGCAGAAGTTGGCACGTTCAAGGGGCTGGCTTTCATTCATGCCTACCTGTTTGGCGATATTTATAACTTTGCTGGTAAAGTCCGCGAGGTGAATATCTCTAAGGGTAATTTCCGTTTTGCGCCAGTGATGTATCTGAAAGCCTCTCTGGAATATATCGACACAATGCTACAAGGGAATTTTGATCAGATTATTGAAAAATATGTGGAGATGAATGTGGCTCATCCTTTCCGTGAGGGTAATGGACGCGCTACTCGCATTTGGCTAGACTTGATGCTCAAAAAAGAAATCAAGCAGGTTATAGATTGGAATCTGGTAGATAAGGATGATTATCTTTCGGCGATGCAGCGCAGTGTGGTGAAGGATGTGGAAATTAAGGTGTTGCTGCAAAATGCGCTGACTGATCAAATTGATGATCGCGCTCTGTTTATGAAGGGGATTGATGTGAGTTATTACTATGAGGGCTATAGCGAGTTTAAAACGGAGGATCTGTAG
- a CDS encoding DUF4276 family protein, whose product MQGRIIFLLEEPSMKNLLTGLLPRLFPDWIEGEHFLCIPHQGKSDLDKSIPRKLKAWQIPDDRFVIVRDNDNADCMSLKSRLLDICAANGRSDTLVRLVCQELQGWYLGDLSALASAFNNPKLNTPKNVKRFSVPDELQKPSIEIARLIPEFQKGSSARLMGEHLNIKNINKSKSFQVFITGLQKMASDMGWQCNNNIGKIKQ is encoded by the coding sequence ATGCAAGGAAGAATTATCTTTTTATTGGAAGAGCCTTCCATGAAAAATTTATTGACAGGTTTATTACCAAGGTTATTTCCTGACTGGATTGAGGGTGAACATTTCCTTTGTATACCGCATCAAGGCAAGAGTGACTTAGATAAAAGTATTCCTAGAAAACTCAAGGCGTGGCAAATTCCAGATGATCGCTTTGTAATCGTTCGTGATAACGACAACGCAGATTGTATGTCATTAAAATCACGACTTTTAGATATATGCGCCGCTAATGGTCGTTCAGATACCTTAGTGCGATTAGTTTGCCAAGAATTACAAGGATGGTATTTAGGTGATTTATCAGCATTAGCATCTGCTTTTAATAACCCTAAGCTCAATACTCCCAAAAATGTAAAACGGTTTTCTGTGCCAGATGAATTGCAAAAGCCCTCTATTGAAATCGCTCGTCTAATTCCTGAATTTCAAAAAGGTAGCAGCGCCCGTTTAATGGGCGAGCATTTAAACATTAAAAACATCAATAAATCAAAAAGTTTTCAGGTGTTTATCACTGGTTTGCAGAAAATGGCTAGTGATATGGGATGGCAATGCAATAACAATATAGGAAAAATTAAGCAATGA
- a CDS encoding papain fold toxin domain-containing protein, translating to MEKQEEIWQAIGRITINFPLLECDKCALTVMRWLKKRGIEAKILRLRTKRRSENFITSDRYRLEEAITENGTHYGIEVMGKVFDNLSAEGLSREDWLKDFSCLSGSFVIDELTDL from the coding sequence ATGGAAAAACAGGAGGAAATTTGGCAAGCAATCGGTAGGATTACAATTAATTTTCCATTGCTAGAATGTGATAAGTGCGCCCTCACCGTAATGCGTTGGCTAAAAAAGCGGGGCATCGAAGCAAAGATTCTCCGATTACGAACCAAGCGCCGTAGTGAAAACTTTATCACAAGCGATCGCTATAGACTAGAGGAAGCAATCACTGAAAATGGGACTCATTACGGAATAGAAGTTATGGGAAAAGTATTTGATAATTTGTCTGCTGAAGGCTTGTCTCGCGAAGATTGGCTAAAAGATTTTAGTTGTCTGAGTGGCTCTTTTGTGATTGATGAACTAACTGATTTGTAA
- a CDS encoding RNA-guided endonuclease InsQ/TnpB family protein, whose protein sequence is MLVLEAKLKGKTGQYNLIDEAIRTALFVRNKALKLWMDVKDSDKYDLNKYCAVLAKEFEFAKKLNSQARQASAERAWSAINRFFENCKKKISGKKGFPRFKKRGHSVEYKTSGWKLSEDRKHLTLTDGFKIGRLKLIGSRDLNFYQIEQIKRIRLVRRADGYYAQFCVDVDRREEIEPSKTTIGLDVGLNHFYTDSNGQTVENPRILRKSERQLKKLQRKVSKRKKGSANRRKAIKRLAKKHLQVSRQRKDFAIKTARCVVQSNDLIAYEDLQVRNMVKNRKLAKSISDASWSMFRDWVEYFGKVFGKVTVAVPPQYTSQNCSNCGKQVVKTLSQRTHHCGPCGTVLDRDHNAALNILAKGLNTLGHREINACGELDLCQIDASLSGKLSR, encoded by the coding sequence ATGTTAGTCCTCGAAGCAAAACTAAAAGGCAAAACAGGACAGTACAACCTCATCGATGAGGCAATTCGTACTGCTCTGTTTGTGCGGAATAAAGCTTTGAAGCTATGGATGGATGTAAAGGATAGCGACAAGTACGATCTCAATAAGTATTGTGCTGTACTTGCCAAAGAGTTTGAGTTTGCGAAAAAGCTAAACTCACAGGCAAGGCAAGCCAGTGCTGAGAGAGCATGGTCAGCGATTAATCGGTTCTTTGAAAATTGCAAGAAGAAGATATCGGGGAAGAAAGGTTTTCCCAGATTCAAGAAGCGTGGTCATTCTGTGGAATACAAAACTTCAGGATGGAAGCTTAGCGAAGATCGGAAACATCTAACTTTGACTGATGGCTTTAAGATTGGCAGACTCAAATTAATCGGTTCACGTGACCTTAATTTCTACCAGATAGAGCAGATAAAACGAATCAGACTGGTAAGACGGGCTGATGGTTACTATGCTCAATTCTGTGTTGATGTTGATCGGCGTGAAGAAATAGAACCATCAAAAACTACTATCGGGTTAGATGTTGGACTCAATCACTTCTATACCGATAGCAATGGTCAAACAGTCGAAAATCCCAGAATCCTTAGAAAGTCAGAGCGTCAACTCAAAAAATTGCAGCGCAAAGTTTCTAAGCGTAAAAAGGGTTCTGCTAATCGCAGGAAAGCAATTAAACGATTAGCTAAAAAGCATTTGCAAGTAAGTAGGCAACGTAAAGACTTTGCGATTAAGACTGCAAGGTGCGTAGTTCAGTCTAACGACCTGATTGCTTATGAAGATTTGCAAGTGCGAAATATGGTCAAGAATCGTAAATTAGCTAAATCAATATCTGATGCAAGCTGGTCTATGTTTCGAGATTGGGTTGAGTATTTTGGCAAAGTATTTGGTAAGGTCACGGTTGCAGTGCCGCCACAATATACAAGCCAGAATTGCTCAAACTGCGGTAAGCAAGTTGTCAAAACTTTGAGTCAGCGTACACATCACTGTGGGCCTTGTGGCACTGTATTAGACCGTGACCACAATGCTGCTTTGAATATCTTAGCTAAAGGTCTAAATACCCTAGGGCATAGGGAAATTAACGCCTGTGGAGAGCTCGACCTCTGCCAAATAGATGCAAGTCTATCTGGTAAGTTGTCTCGCTGA
- a CDS encoding PDDEXK nuclease domain-containing protein, whose translation MSKQPQKVQNIQSEFSDVLKQIQESRQKVFAHINTALIDLYWQIGQIISQKVSSEAWGKSVVSELAKYITQNAPEIKGFSDKNLWRMKQFYETYQFDPKLSPLARELPWTHNTIIFARCKSAEEREYYLRMCIKEHYSKRELERQISSSHFERTMLGSQKLSAVLREIHPNIDHTLKDNYVLEFLGLPTEHEEKELQKALIQNMKQFILELGRDFIFIGEEYRLQVGNQDFYLDLLFFHRGLAALVAFELKIGKFSPEHLGQLNFYLEALDRDVKKPHENPSIGVLLCRDKDEEVVEYALSRNLSPTMVAQYEIQLPDKKLIQAKLHELLENRKQ comes from the coding sequence ATGAGCAAGCAGCCGCAAAAAGTGCAGAACATACAAAGCGAGTTTTCTGATGTCCTAAAGCAGATTCAAGAATCCCGACAGAAAGTTTTTGCTCACATTAATACCGCCCTCATAGACCTCTATTGGCAGATTGGTCAAATTATCAGCCAGAAAGTGAGCAGTGAAGCTTGGGGCAAAAGTGTTGTCAGTGAATTAGCCAAATACATCACCCAAAACGCCCCAGAAATCAAAGGTTTTAGCGACAAAAATCTATGGCGAATGAAGCAGTTTTATGAAACCTACCAATTTGATCCAAAACTCTCACCACTGGCGAGAGAATTACCTTGGACACATAACACCATTATTTTTGCACGCTGTAAATCTGCCGAAGAGCGAGAATATTATCTGCGAATGTGTATCAAAGAACACTATTCAAAACGGGAGCTAGAAAGGCAGATTAGTTCTTCTCACTTTGAACGGACTATGCTTGGCAGCCAAAAACTCTCAGCAGTGCTGAGAGAAATTCATCCCAATATAGATCACACCCTAAAAGATAACTATGTATTAGAGTTTTTGGGTTTGCCAACGGAACATGAAGAGAAGGAACTGCAAAAAGCACTTATTCAGAATATGAAGCAGTTCATCCTTGAACTGGGTAGAGATTTCATCTTTATCGGTGAAGAATATCGCCTGCAAGTGGGCAATCAGGACTTCTACCTTGATTTGCTCTTTTTTCATCGCGGTTTGGCGGCTCTAGTAGCCTTTGAGTTGAAAATTGGTAAATTCAGCCCAGAACATTTGGGGCAACTGAACTTCTATCTTGAAGCTTTAGATCGTGATGTGAAAAAACCGCATGAAAATCCAAGTATTGGCGTATTGCTTTGCCGTGATAAAGACGAAGAAGTAGTTGAGTATGCATTATCACGAAACTTATCGCCCACCATGGTGGCACAATATGAAATCCAACTACCCGATAAAAAACTGATTCAGGCGAAACTCCATGAATTATTAGAGAACAGAAAACAATGA
- a CDS encoding AAA family ATPase, which translates to MQIESLEIKNYRLFRDTKLTNIPRLCVLVGANGTGKSTLFDIFSFLKDALSMNVSKAVSRRGGYKELASRGFASEPIEISMQFRMEITGYDRLVTYILKLEPDKTNRPVIAREILRYKRGANGKPYHFLDFTYGKGYSIVNEEDFSKPDEDLKREEQELDSPDILAIKGLGQFERFKAASAFRLMIENWHISDFHVSEARPSQEDGFAEHLSTRGDNLAVVSNYLFEHHPESFDRVLKSMRVRVPGVSVIEPKQTEDGRLVLRFQDGSFKDPFIARHVSDGTIKMFAYLILLNDPKPFPLLAVEEPENQLYPELLPELAEEFREYARRGGQVFISSHSPDFLNALTLAEIYCLRKDSGFTKVTCANDSKNLKALFDAGDLPGYLWKQGLFEGLNLRG; encoded by the coding sequence ATGCAAATTGAATCACTGGAAATAAAAAACTACCGCCTATTTCGTGATACCAAGCTAACCAATATCCCGCGTTTATGTGTACTTGTCGGGGCAAATGGCACAGGAAAGTCCACCTTATTTGATATTTTTTCATTTTTGAAAGATGCTCTTTCTATGAACGTCAGTAAAGCAGTTTCAAGAAGAGGAGGATATAAAGAATTAGCGAGTCGTGGCTTTGCTTCCGAACCCATTGAAATTTCTATGCAATTCCGTATGGAAATAACAGGTTACGATCGCTTAGTCACCTATATTTTAAAACTTGAACCCGATAAAACAAACAGACCCGTTATTGCCCGTGAAATTTTGCGTTACAAACGCGGCGCTAATGGCAAGCCCTATCACTTCCTAGATTTTACCTATGGTAAGGGTTACTCCATTGTTAACGAAGAAGATTTTTCCAAGCCCGATGAAGATCTAAAGCGAGAAGAACAGGAATTAGATTCCCCTGATATTTTAGCAATTAAAGGTTTGGGGCAATTTGAGCGATTTAAAGCCGCCAGTGCTTTTCGATTAATGATTGAAAATTGGCACATCTCCGACTTTCATGTTTCCGAAGCCCGCCCCAGCCAAGAAGATGGCTTTGCCGAACATCTATCAACTCGTGGCGACAATTTAGCCGTTGTCTCCAATTATTTATTTGAACATCATCCCGAAAGTTTTGATCGCGTATTAAAGTCAATGCGCGTCAGAGTGCCTGGAGTATCCGTTATAGAACCCAAACAAACAGAAGATGGTCGCTTGGTATTACGCTTTCAGGACGGTAGTTTTAAAGATCCCTTTATAGCTCGTCACGTATCCGATGGCACTATTAAAATGTTTGCCTATTTAATTTTGTTAAATGATCCAAAACCCTTTCCTCTCTTAGCAGTAGAAGAACCTGAAAATCAGTTATATCCAGAATTATTACCTGAGTTAGCCGAAGAGTTTAGGGAATATGCACGGCGCGGCGGACAAGTATTTATTTCCTCACACTCCCCTGATTTTTTAAATGCCCTCACACTGGCTGAAATTTATTGTTTACGCAAAGATTCTGGATTTACAAAAGTGACCTGCGCCAATGACTCTAAAAACTTAAAAGCTCTATTTGATGCAGGTGACTTACCTGGATACCTATGGAAACAAGGCTTGTTTGAGGGGCTAAATTTGAGGGGGTAA
- a CDS encoding type I restriction endonuclease subunit R has protein sequence MTNYNAIAESNNFIILEQYSKQSRVKESYQSEYDLEGEFIQDLVNQGYQYLPSVSNPQAMLANVREQLQTLNNVQFSEGEWQRFVETFLDKPSDSITDKTRKIHDNHIHDFVFDDGHIQNIYLLDKKNLARNKVQVIKQFEQKGTQANRYDVTILVNGFPLVQIELKKRGVAIREAFNQVHRYSKESFNTEHSLYKYLQLFIISNGTDTRYFANTTQRNKNSFDFTMNWAKADNNLIKDLKDFTATFFQKNTLLSVLLQYSVFDTSNTLLIMRPYQIAATERILWKINSAYQAKQWSKTEGGGYIWHTTGSGKTLTSFKAARLATELDFIDKVFFVVDRKDLDYQTMKEYQRFSPDSVNGSDSTAGLKRNLDKDDNKIIVTTIQKLNNLMKTESDLAIYNKQVVFIFDECHRSQFGEAQKNLRKKFKKFYQFGFTGTPIFPANALGADTTASVFGRELHSYVITDAIRDEKVLKFKVDYNDVRPKFKAIETEQDEKKLSAAENKQALLHPERIREISQYILNNFRQKTHRLQGGNKGFNAMFAVSSVESAKLYYEAFKQLQKDRDKPLKIATIYSFAANEEQDAVGEIADESFDVSAMNSSAKEFLSAAIADYNALFKTNFTIDSNGFQNYYRDLAKQVKAKEIDLLIVVGMFLTGFDAPTLNTLFVDKNLRYHGLLQAYSRTNRIYDATKTFGNIVTFRDLEQATIDAITLFGDKNTKNVVLEKSYREYMGGFTDVVTGEARRGFMEIVAELEQRFPNPDEIVLEKDKKDFAKLFGEYLRVENVLQNYDEFASLKALQQVDINDLSAVEAFKAEHYLSDEDLTVLQTIKIPSDRTIQDYRSTYNDIRDWLRRDKASSEKEKSTIAWDDVVFEVDLLKSQEINLDYILGLIFDQNRKNKNKGELIEEVRRLIRASLGNRAKESLIVDFINQSDLDQMADKASIIDAFFKFAQAEQAREADELIRSEGLKVEEARRYISASLKREFASENGTELNAALPKMSPLHPQYKTKKQSVFQKIAAFVEKFKGVGGQI, from the coding sequence ATGACCAACTACAACGCGATCGCTGAATCCAATAACTTCATCATCCTAGAACAATACAGCAAGCAATCAAGAGTTAAGGAAAGCTACCAAAGCGAATATGACTTAGAGGGCGAGTTTATTCAGGATTTAGTAAATCAAGGCTATCAATACCTGCCTAGCGTAAGCAACCCGCAAGCCATGCTAGCCAACGTCCGAGAGCAATTGCAGACACTGAATAACGTGCAGTTTAGCGAAGGCGAATGGCAGCGCTTTGTTGAAACCTTTTTAGATAAACCGAGCGATAGCATTACCGATAAAACCCGCAAAATCCATGACAACCATATCCATGATTTTGTCTTTGATGATGGTCACATTCAAAACATTTACCTCCTCGATAAAAAGAACCTAGCCCGAAATAAAGTACAAGTCATCAAGCAATTTGAACAAAAAGGAACCCAAGCCAACCGCTACGATGTGACCATCTTGGTTAACGGCTTTCCCCTAGTACAAATCGAGCTAAAAAAACGCGGCGTAGCCATTCGGGAAGCCTTTAACCAAGTCCATCGCTATAGCAAAGAAAGCTTTAATACTGAACACTCGCTCTATAAATATTTGCAACTCTTTATCATTTCCAACGGAACCGATACCCGCTACTTTGCCAATACCACCCAACGGAATAAAAATAGCTTTGACTTCACCATGAATTGGGCGAAAGCCGATAACAACCTGATCAAAGACCTGAAAGACTTTACCGCCACCTTTTTTCAAAAAAACACCCTGCTTAGTGTGCTGTTGCAATACTCAGTATTTGATACAAGTAACACGCTACTGATCATGCGCCCCTACCAGATTGCCGCTACCGAGCGTATTTTATGGAAAATCAACAGCGCCTACCAAGCCAAACAATGGAGCAAAACCGAGGGCGGCGGCTATATCTGGCACACTACAGGCTCAGGTAAAACCCTAACCAGCTTTAAAGCGGCACGGCTGGCGACGGAGCTAGACTTTATCGACAAAGTATTTTTTGTAGTCGATCGCAAAGACCTCGATTACCAAACCATGAAAGAATATCAACGTTTTTCCCCCGATAGCGTCAATGGCTCAGACAGCACGGCGGGGCTGAAGCGCAATCTGGATAAAGACGACAACAAAATCATCGTCACCACGATCCAGAAACTCAATAACCTGATGAAAACCGAAAGCGACCTAGCGATCTACAACAAGCAGGTCGTATTTATTTTTGATGAATGCCATCGCAGCCAGTTTGGTGAGGCACAGAAAAACTTACGGAAAAAATTTAAGAAATTTTATCAGTTTGGCTTTACAGGTACGCCCATCTTTCCTGCAAACGCGCTGGGTGCAGACACCACCGCCAGCGTATTTGGTCGTGAGCTACATTCCTATGTGATCACCGACGCGATCCGTGATGAAAAGGTGCTGAAGTTCAAGGTCGATTACAACGATGTGCGTCCAAAATTCAAAGCCATTGAAACCGAGCAGGATGAAAAAAAGCTCAGTGCCGCCGAAAATAAACAAGCACTATTACACCCTGAGCGTATTCGGGAGATTTCTCAATATATCTTGAATAACTTCCGCCAAAAAACTCACCGTTTGCAAGGAGGTAATAAAGGCTTTAATGCCATGTTTGCAGTGAGTAGTGTGGAATCCGCAAAACTGTATTACGAAGCATTTAAGCAATTGCAAAAAGACCGCGATAAACCACTAAAAATCGCAACTATCTATTCCTTTGCAGCCAACGAAGAACAGGACGCGGTGGGAGAGATCGCGGATGAAAGTTTTGATGTGTCAGCCATGAACAGCAGCGCTAAAGAATTTCTTAGTGCGGCGATCGCTGACTATAACGCCCTTTTTAAAACCAACTTCACCATAGACAGCAATGGTTTTCAAAACTACTACCGCGATCTTGCCAAGCAAGTAAAAGCCAAAGAAATCGATCTCCTAATCGTGGTGGGTATGTTCCTGACAGGATTTGATGCCCCTACCCTCAACACGCTGTTTGTGGACAAAAATCTGCGCTATCACGGTTTACTGCAAGCCTATTCCCGCACCAACCGTATTTATGATGCGACCAAAACCTTTGGTAATATCGTCACCTTCCGCGATTTAGAACAAGCCACCATCGATGCCATCACCCTGTTTGGTGACAAAAATACCAAAAACGTGGTGCTGGAAAAAAGCTATAGGGAATACATGGGCGGCTTTACTGATGTGGTGACTGGCGAAGCGCGGCGTGGCTTTATGGAAATAGTCGCAGAATTAGAGCAGCGTTTTCCCAACCCAGACGAGATTGTTTTAGAAAAAGACAAAAAAGACTTTGCCAAGCTATTTGGTGAATATTTGCGCGTTGAAAATGTACTCCAAAACTACGATGAATTTGCCAGCCTCAAAGCCTTGCAACAGGTTGATATTAATGACCTATCGGCAGTTGAAGCATTTAAAGCAGAACACTATTTAAGTGATGAAGACCTGACGGTACTACAAACAATCAAGATTCCTAGCGATCGCACTATCCAAGATTACCGCTCCACTTACAACGATATCCGTGACTGGTTGCGTCGAGACAAAGCGAGCAGTGAAAAAGAAAAATCCACCATTGCTTGGGATGATGTGGTGTTTGAAGTGGATTTGCTGAAGTCCCAAGAGATCAATTTAGACTACATTCTTGGGCTAATTTTTGATCAGAATAGAAAGAACAAAAACAAAGGTGAATTGATCGAAGAAGTGCGCCGATTGATTCGAGCCAGCTTAGGCAATCGAGCAAAAGAGAGCCTAATCGTGGATTTCATTAATCAAAGTGATCTTGATCAGATGGCAGATAAAGCCAGCATCATTGATGCGTTCTTTAAATTTGCCCAAGCCGAACAAGCTCGTGAAGCCGATGAGTTGATTCGTTCAGAAGGCTTAAAAGTCGAAGAAGCACGGCGCTATATCAGTGCCTCCCTCAAACGCGAGTTCGCCAGCGAAAATGGAACGGAGTTAAATGCTGCACTGCCGAAAATGAGTCCGCTTCATCCACAATATAAAACTAAGAAACAGAGTGTCTTCCAAAAAATTGCAGCATTTGTTGAGAAGTTTAAAGGTGTAGGCGGTCAGATTTAG
- a CDS encoding restriction endonuclease subunit S, with amino-acid sequence MSDMSFLERLLDGVTVEWKPLGKALARTKGTKITAGQMKEMHKEDAPLKIFAGGKTIAFVDFEDIPEKDINREPSIIVKSRGFIEFDYYDKPFSHKNEMWSYHSKDENINIKFVYYFLKINESYFQNLGSKMQMPQIATPDTDKFQIPIPPLKIQAEIVRILDTFTELTAELTAELTARQKQYEYYRDQLLTFGDEVPVMQLSYCCVSIADGDHQAPPQTNTGIPFITISNVSNSYQIDFTNTKFVSEAYYSELDDKRKARKNDILYTVVGSFGIPVFINDNRKFTFQRHIAILRSNGNVIIPKYLYHVLRSSDFLKQAHAVAVGAAQKTITLTALNRMKVPVPSLEEQARIVAILDKFDTLTNSISEGLPREIALRQQQYEYYRDLLLSFPKAEEEQ; translated from the coding sequence ATGAGTGATATGAGTTTTCTGGAAAGGCTGTTGGATGGGGTGACGGTGGAGTGGAAGCCGTTGGGGAAAGCTCTTGCTCGTACTAAAGGTACGAAGATAACCGCAGGGCAAATGAAAGAAATGCACAAAGAAGATGCACCATTAAAAATCTTTGCAGGCGGTAAAACTATTGCTTTTGTTGATTTTGAGGATATTCCAGAGAAGGATATAAATAGAGAGCCTTCAATCATTGTAAAGTCGCGAGGTTTTATTGAATTTGATTACTACGACAAGCCCTTTTCACATAAAAATGAAATGTGGTCTTATCATTCAAAAGATGAGAATATCAACATCAAATTTGTGTACTATTTTCTGAAGATTAATGAGTCATATTTTCAGAACCTTGGCAGCAAAATGCAGATGCCACAAATCGCGACACCTGATACTGACAAATTCCAAATCCCCATCCCACCCCTCAAAATTCAAGCCGAAATCGTGCGGATTTTGGACACTTTTACCGAACTGACTGCCGAACTGACTGCCGAACTGACTGCCCGCCAAAAACAATATGAGTATTATCGCGATCAGCTGTTGACTTTTGGGGATGAAGTACCCGTGATGCAACTGTCATACTGTTGTGTAAGCATTGCCGACGGTGATCATCAAGCACCGCCACAAACTAATACAGGTATTCCCTTTATTACCATTTCAAACGTTTCAAATTCATATCAAATAGATTTTACCAACACAAAATTTGTTTCAGAAGCTTACTACAGTGAACTTGATGATAAACGCAAAGCGCGAAAAAACGATATTCTTTATACCGTTGTAGGATCGTTTGGCATTCCAGTTTTTATAAACGACAACAGGAAGTTTACATTTCAACGACATATCGCCATTTTGCGCTCAAATGGAAATGTAATTATCCCTAAATATCTTTATCATGTACTTCGGAGTTCTGATTTTTTGAAACAAGCTCATGCAGTAGCTGTTGGTGCGGCACAAAAAACCATCACCCTAACAGCGCTAAACAGAATGAAAGTCCCTGTTCCCTCTCTCGAAGAACAAGCCCGCATCGTTGCCATTCTCGACAAATTCGACACCCTCACCAACTCTATCAGCGAAGGCTTACCCCGTGAAATCGCCTTGCGGCAACAGCAATATGAATATTACCGCGATTTGTTGTTAAGCTTTCCCAAAGCGGAGGAAGAACAATGA